A part of Sugiyamaella lignohabitans strain CBS 10342 chromosome D, complete sequence genomic DNA contains:
- the PTC5 gene encoding type 2C protein phosphatase PTC5 (Mitochondrial type 2C protein phosphatase (PP2C); involved in regulation of pyruvate dehydrogenase activity by dephosphorylating the serine 133 of the Pda1p subunit; localizes to the intermembrane space and is imported via the presequence pathway and processed by the inner membrane protease (Imp1p-Imp2p); acts in concert with kinases Pkp1p and Pkp2p and phosphatase Ptc6p; GO_component: GO:0005758 - mitochondrial intermembrane space [Evidence IEA]; GO_component: GO:0005758 - mitochondrial intermembrane space [Evidence IDA] [PMID 22984289]; GO_component: GO:0005739 - mitochondrion [Evidence IEA]; GO_component: GO:0005739 - mitochondrion [Evidence IDA] [PMID 14576278]; GO_component: GO:0005739 - mitochondrion [Evidence IDA] [PMID 16643908]; GO_component: GO:0005739 - mitochondrion [Evidence IDA] [PMID 16823961]; GO_function: GO:0004741 - [pyruvate dehydrogenase (lipoamide)] phosphatase activity [Evidence IEA]; GO_function: GO:0004741 - [pyruvate dehydrogenase (lipoamide)] phosphatase activity [Evidence ISS] [PMID 16643908]; GO_function: GO:0003824 - catalytic activity [Evidence IEA]; GO_function: GO:0016787 - hydrolase activity [Evidence IEA]; GO_function: GO:0046872 - metal ion binding [Evidence IEA]; GO_function: GO:0004721 - phosphoprotein phosphatase activity [Evidence IEA]; GO_function: GO:0004722 - protein serine/threonine phosphatase activity [Evidence IEA]; GO_function: GO:0004722 - protein serine/threonine phosphatase activity [Evidence IDA,ISS] [PMID 10580002]; GO_process: GO:0043085 - positive regulation of catalytic activity [Evidence IMP] [PMID 18180296]; GO_process: GO:0006470 - protein dephosphorylation [Evidence IEA]; GO_process: GO:0006470 - protein dephosphorylation [Evidence IDA] [PMID 10580002]; GO_process: GO:0050790 - regulation of catalytic activity [Evidence IMP] [PMID 16643908]) has product MSNPRVANDSPGPGGPGITGPSQAAGPVRLASNSAKQSISMLTPAQVSSRLRENEESYLVDRGKGVLRYDVAQLPSNNPIEDDRSERVVQVPLIVEPSGSTSSGSNSNSGSGNGVSEKSEVASGGETGENGETMVSSDWMFWGVYDGHSGWTTSAFLRDHLVAYVLNELDKVYEKSSPNSMYRLVPSPEVIDEAIQQGFLALDDEIVNKRVARLLESSGSSKASATELIAPALSGSCGLLAFYDTFSKNLRVAVTGDSRAVLGSRDSYGNWTATALSTDQTGSNIDEANRVRSEHPGEENTAIRNGRVLGSLEPTRAFGDARYKWARDIQHKIAQRFFGRRIPSELKTPPYVTAKPVVTTTKVNPENGDFLVMGSDGVFEMLSNEEVVSLVVQWLKAKRPEYLETTLKSSQSDGSGLFSKLFGSGKRSDRDDGALVEDISSNKEAQKQPIRRRNGVPVRFTVQDDNAATHIIRNALGGADQDQVSMLVSIPSPLARNYRDDLTVTVVFFGHDSTPSNDAGSIKVNQAGTRNGIRARSRL; this is encoded by the coding sequence ATGTCGAATCCTCGGGTCGCTAACGACTCTCCGGGACCAGGAGGTCCGGGAATTACTGGTCCGTCACAGGCAGCGGGTCCGGTACGACTGGCATCGAATTCAGCTAAACAGAGCATTTCCATGCTTACTCCAGCTCAGGTGTCCAGTAGACTTCGTGAGAATGAAGAAAGTTATTTGGTAGACAGAGGTAAAGGCGTTTTACGCTACGATGTGGCTCAATTACCAAGTAACAACCCAATTGAAGACGATAGGTCAGAACGAGTAGTCCAGGTGCCATTGATTGTTGAACCTTCAGGGTCGACTTCTAGTGGATCTAACAGTAACAGTGGATCTGGTAATGGTGTCAGCGAGAAAAGTGAGGTTGCCAGTGGTGGAGAAACCGGTGAAAATGGCGAGACCATGGTGTCCAGCGACTGGATGTTTTGGGGGGTCTATGATGGCCACAGCGGATGGACTACCAGTGCGTTTTTGCGAGACCATTTGGTAGCATATGTTCTTAATGAACTGGATAAAGTGTATGAAAAGTCGTCACCAAACTCCATGTACCGATTAGTGCCCTCTCCAGAAGTGATTGACGAGGCCATTCAACAGGGGTTCCTAGCTCTGGATGACGAGATTGTCAATAAACGAGTAGCTCGACTTCTCGAGTCGTCAGGCAGTTCAAAAGCCAGTGCTACTGAACTAATTGCTCCGGCACTGTCAGGTTCATGTGGTTTACTGGCTTTCTATGATACCTTTTCGAAGAATCTACGAGTAGCAGTGACTGGAGATTCTCGAGCAGTGCTGGGGTCTCGAGATAGTTACGGAAACTGGACAGCTACTGCACTCAGTACGGATCAAACTGGAAGTAATATCGACGAAGCCAACAGAGTACGATCTGAGCATCCTGGCGAGGAAAACACTGCTATTCGAAACGGACGAGTGCTCGGTTCACtcgaaccgactcgagcatTTGGCGATGCAAGATATAAATGGGCTCGAGATATTCAACATAAAATAGCCCAGCGATTTTTTGGCAGACGAATCCCATCAGAACTGAAAACTCCTCCTTACGTAACCGCCAAACCAGTCGTCACCACCACAAAAGTGAATCCCGAGAACGGCGATTTCCTCGTCATGGGATCCGACGGAGTTTTTGAAATGTTATCTAACGAAGAAGTGGTTTCACTGGTAGTTCAATGGTTAAAAGCCAAACGACCCGAGTACCTTGAAACGACGTTGAAATCGTCACAATCCGATGGAtctggtttgttttctaAACTGTTTGGGTCCGGAAAAAGGTCGGATCGCGATGACGGCGCGCTTGTCGAGGATATTTCCAGTAACAAAGAAGCACAAAAACAGCCCATTCGCCGACGAAACGGAGTCCCCGTCCGATTCACAGTCCAAGACGACAACGCCGCAACCCATATCATCCGGAACGCGCTTGGTGGCGCCGACCAAGACCAGGTGTCGATGCTGGTCAGTATCCCTTCCCCCCTGGCCCGCAACTACCGCGACGACCTCACCGTCAccgtcgtcttcttcggcCACGACTCGACACCCTCCAACGACGCCGGCTCCATCAAAGTCAACCAAGCCGGCACCCGCAACGGCATCCGGGCCCGTTCTAGACTCTAA